The genomic window GGCGGCGGATGAGCCGTTCGAGGCGCTCGCGCTCGCTTTCCTTCATTCCTAAATCTTCGAGCGTGAGCAGGCCGCGCGCCTTGTCGAGAAGTCTCAGCACGAGCCGCTCGCCGTGCTGCGTCGGCAGCGAGCTGACGCGGATGTCCACGAGCCTGTCGCCGAGGCTTATTCCTATGCGTCCGTCCTGCGGCACGAAGCGTTCCGCTATGTCCATGTTCGCCATGACTTTTATGCGGCTCGTCACGGGGGCCTGGTGGCCCTTCGAGAGCGAGTATTTGTCCGTGAGCACGCCGTCTATGCGGTAGCGCACGGCGACGCGGTCCTCGTACGGCTCGATGTGTATGTCGGTGGCGCGCTCGCGCAGCGATTCCATCAGTATGCCGTTGACTAGGCGGACGACGGGCGCGTCAACGCTGTCGCTCATTACCTCCTGGCGCGCGAGCTCGGAGAGGTCGTCCACCTCTTCTATCGCGTTGAGGGTCTCCTGCCCGACGCCGCTCTTTATGTCGTAGAGCGCGCGTATCAGGCTTTGTATCTCGGCGGGCGGGCAGAGCGTCTCCGCAAGGCGCGCGCCCGTGGCCGCGGCGAGGAGCTGCGCGTCCGGCGTCGCCGCGTAGTCGGAGACGGCGACGGTCATCACGCCGCCCTCGAGCGCGAGCGGGACGATGCACCTGTCGCGCAGCGCGTCTAGGCTCACGCCCTCCGGTATGAGGGCGATTATTTTTTCCGGCGTTATGTCGAAGTCCTTTATCGAGCGCGCGGGCATTTTATTTCTTCGGCGCTTCCGTCTGTTCCGTAACGTCGCCCGACTGCGGCGCGTAGATCAGCCCCTTCGGGTCGAGCATCTCGCGCGTCACGCCTTCTTTGCGCGTCGCCTTCTGATAGTCGCTGTTGTTGCGCTGTATCAGTATGCGCTCGGCTTCGCTGAGCTCCTGGCCGTTGCGGATGATATTGTCGGTGACTTTCGAAGCGTGCTCCGGCGTCTCGATTATGTACGGCGTGAGGAATATCATGAGGTCCACCTTCTCGCGCTGTTTTTCCGTCGATTTGAAGAGGTTGCCGACGAGCGGTATATAGGAGAAGAAGGGCACGCGGTTCTTGAGCTCCTTCTCGGCCTCGCGGATGAGGCCGCCTATTATGACGGTCTGCCCGTTGGCGACGAGGACGGTGGTCTTGACCTCGCGCTTCGATGTTATCGGCGTGGCATTGTTCGTCGTCGTCTGGAGTTCCTCTATGCGCTGCTCTATCTCGAGCGCGACGAGGTTGCCGCTCCTGATGTGAGGCGTGACGTTGAGGATGAGGCCGACGTCCTTGTATTCGTAGCTGTTGGTGACGGAGTCGGTGTTGGTCTGGTTCGTGAGGCTGCCGGTGAGCTGCGGGATGACCTGCCCGACCTGGAGCGAGCTTTCGAGGTTGTCGGTGCAGAGCAGCCGCGGCATGGAAAGTACGTTTATCGCGTCGAAGCGGTTGAGCAGGCGGATGTAGGCGTACATGAGGCCCGCGCCCTGGGTGTTGGTGAGAGTGTTATTCCCCATATAATTGCCCTGATTGTCATACAAGGGGACGTTTTCCTCTTGCGTTATTAAGCTTTGATAGAGAGACATAACATCTCCAGGGACGGCTGTATTTCCGAGTTGTACGTTTCCAGCCACCACAGCGTCGCCCATTATATCGCCGCCCCACGCCGCCCAGTCGATGCCGGCGCTGTTGAGCTTGTTGAGGCTGACCTCTGCGATGAGGCCGCGCAGCATGACCTGCTTCGGCTGAGTGTCGAGCTGTTCCAGTATGGACTTGAGCGAGTTGTACTGCTCCTGCGAAGCCGTGAATATGAGGCTGTTTGTCGGAAGGTCGGGGACGACCGTCGAGGGCATCGCGCCCTCCTTGTCGGGCGAGAGCTTCGCCGCGGTCGCGAGTATCTGCGAGAGCTGCTCCGCGACTGATTTCGCGTCGGCGTTGTGCAGCTTGTAGACGTGGAAGTTTTCGGTGCGCGAGGGCAGGTCGAGCTCTTTTATCACGCGCTCGGCCTCGCGGATGTTCTGCGACGTGCCTATTACGACTATGCGGCCCGTGCGCTCGTCGGCGACCGCCATGAGACCGGCGAGCTTCGACGAGGCGTCCTTGCCCATCGCGTTCATCTGCGCCTCGAGCAGCTTCGCGTTCGCGTAGGAGAGCGGGACGACCTTTATCACGCGGATGCTGTCGGGCGCGTCGAGCGCGCGGATTATGCCGACGGCGCGGTTCAGCGCAGAGGCTTTGCCGACGAGCATGACGGAGCTGCCGTTGCCGACCGGCGATACCTGCACGTCCTTCATCGCGGTCTTGAGCGGCGCGACGACGTAGCCTGCCTTGACGTAGTTGAGCGGCACGACCTGCACTATGACGGCGTCGCTCGGCCCTACGCTGCGGTCGCTCTTGACGACGTAGCCGGTGGTGACCGCGCCGCCAGACGAGGGCGTGACCTTAGAGTAGCCGTCCATCTGCTCGAGCGTGAGGTTGTTCATCTCGAGCACGGAGAGCATGACCTCGCGCGCCTCGTTGAGCGTGACGGCCTTCGGCGAGACGACTGAGACGGTGCCCGATATGCCGGGGTCTACGAGTATGTTTTCGCCGAGAAGCTCGGACATGAAGCGGAGGAATTTGACGATTTCCACATCTTTGAAGTTGAGCTGAACGCGGCCCGAGGCGCGCATCTCGTTCGCCGCCTTCATGAGGTTCAGCTCTTCCTGGTCGGGCTCCGCCGCTCGCGCGGCTGGGCAGGCCGCGAGTGAAAGCGCGGCGGCCGCGAATAATATATAAAGCAATCTTTTTCTGACCCTCATATCAGTCACTCCCGCTTTTTCGATAAATTTCTATGCCGAAGCCCCGCGCCGGGGCCGCCGTCAGTCGTTTTCTCCGTTTTCGGAACTTTCTCCGGAGGACGCGCTCTGAGCCTCGAGCCTGTCTTTGCGCGCGTCCTCTTCGGATTCGAGGTAGACGGTCATGCGGTTGTCCTTCGCGTCGCGCACGACCAGCTCGCGCCATTTAACGAGCACCGTCTCAGAAACGTCGCCGGAGCGCCCCGTGCCGTCGAAATCCAGCCCTTCGAGGTCGAGCCGTCCGAAATCCTCGCCGAACAGCTCCGTCTCCTTTTCCTCAGTCTCCCAGCGTAGGTCGCCGCTCGTGCCGCGCTCGTCGAGTACTCCGGTCAGCACGCCTATCTCTATCTCGCGAGCGCCGTCGAGCAGCTTCTCCCTCTCGCTCACAGCGGCGAGCGTGTTCTGCGAGAGGATGACGAGCTTGAGCGCCGCCGTGCCGACCGTTGCGAGTATCACGACCGCGACGAGCACCTCGAGCAGAGTGAATCCGCCGCGCTTCACGCCGCTACTTCACCTGATAGCGCAGCTCGACGGGCTTTCCGCCACGAAGCACGGTCACGTCGAAGCGGCTGCCAGCGATGAGCGAGTTCAGCGCGTTCGAGGCGTCCGCGACGTTCGTGATGTTGACGCCGTTTATAGCGCTTATCACGTCGCCCTGCGCCACGCCGACGCGCGCGAGGACGCTGTCGGGGGCGAGGCTCTCGAGCTTCATCCCCGAGGCGTCGGGCGTAGGTATCATGCGCACCTTCGCAAGCTCGTCGTAGGGGTTCATCAGCAGAGCGTCCACAAGCTCGCGCGGCACGGCCCCCTCCTGCCCCTCCGAGGCCGGTTCAAGCCCCGAGAAGTCGAGCTCCTGCTTCTCGGGCGCGCGCGTCTCGGTCCTGCGCTGCGGCGGATTGCCGCGCCTCGTGCGGCGGCGGCTGTTCAGCCGCGAGTCGTCCGGGGAGCCGCAGCCCGAAAGCAGCAGATATATCGGATGCCCGCTCGTCCCGTCGGAGAGCGTCGCTTCGCTGTATTTGACATCCGAGAGCGTGAAGCCCTCTATTTTCTGTCCGGTAAGCACGAGCCGCGTCTGTCCGCCCGTCTCTATCCACGCGCCGATCCCGGGCAGGGTGCCGCGCAGAGCGAAGGATTTGAGCGCCTCGGGCGTGGCTTTGACCGCGCCGCCCGCTTCGTCCTCCTTCACGGCGCGCACGTCGGCCTTGAAGGGGTTCGCCTCGGCGAACGACTCCGCGCCTCCAGTGCGTCCCGCGTTGGCGAAGGACGGGGCGCGGCGGCCGACTGCGCGAGCCGCGGCCGTGTCCGCGCCGAGCGCGGCGGACATCAATGCACTCTCGATAAAGGCGCACGCTATGTAGCCGGCGAAAAGCCCCGCAGCGAGCGCCGCGAGCGTGAGCACGCGCGGCGAGAGTACCGCGCCGCCCTGCGGCGCTGCGGCCTTCGCCGCCTCCGAGACGCCCGCGCGCGACACGAGAGCGCGCACGCGCCGCGGCAGTTCCGCGAATCTTCCGGCGAAGCGGCGGCTCATCTCTCTATCCTCCATTCGCCCTCTTTTATCTTTTTGAGCGGAAGCATGTTCGCCGTCCTAAGCATTTCGAGCATCCTGTCGAGCTCAGGCGGCACGCTGACGAGCAAGCGGGCGCGCGCTATGCGCATGGAGCCCAGCGATATCTCCGCCGAGCCGGAAATCGAGGAAGGGCCGGTGAACGATATGTTCTCCAGCATCACGGCCCGCGGCGTTACGCGCACGTCGGCCTCGCCGCGGTTCCACTCGACCGCCTGGCGCGTCACGGGGACGAGGCTGCCACGCCCGAAGGTCAGGCGCGCGCTCTTTTCCTCCGAGAACAGCGACGAAAGTATATCAGGCGCGACGTATAGCTCGCGCACGCTAAGCCGCGCGGCCGGAAGGTCTGCCCCGACGCCGGAGTAGGAAAAAGTTTTCGAAAAAAGACCCGATACGTCCGAGGACGAGGCGGTCAGATAGACGCCGCGCGAGGCCGCCTCACGCGCCGCAAGCGCGAAGAGCGACGAGCCGAGCGTCCGCCACGGGAAGAAAATAAAAATTCCGACTATCAGCCCCGCGATAGCAACGGCGGCGAGGCGGAGATTTTTTTTCATTGCGCCTCCCCCTCTATCGTCAGCGTCACGTTGAGCAGCCGTCCGTCGCGCCGCGCTTCGAGCGCACGCACCTCGGCGGTCTTTACCGTCAGGCCGTTCCCGCGTATTTCCGCCGCAAGGGATTGAAACTCGTCTGGATAAAGCCGGTTGACCTGAAGCGCGAGCCCCGCCGGAGAGGACGAGAGTTGCGCGACCTTCGGCTGAAGGCCGGTCTTGTCGAGTATCGCGGATACGGCGGTAAGAGGCTCTTCCGCGGACACGACGCTGCGCTCGGGATACGAACGCAGCTCGGAGGCCGCGCGCAGCACCTGCTCCGCCTCGCGCAGGCGCGAAGCGTTCTCGCCTTTAGCCGAGAGCGCCGAGACGAACGCGACGGCGAAAGCGAGCCACACCGCGGCGGCTATCAGAGCCGAGCGCCGCAGCCGCGCAAATTCCGGCGCGCCGCGTATCTCGTCGAGATTCAGATTCATCTGTCGCGCCCCCCTTCCGAAAGCTGGAAGGTGAAGCGCATGCCGCCGCCCGGTATCTGCTGCACATCGCCGAGACGGACGGAAAATCCGTTTTTGGAGAGCTCGCCGCGCAGCGTCTGTATGTCCTCGGTCTTCTGCGCGCGGCCTTCAAGTTCCGTGCGCTCCGCGCCGTAGCGCAGAGCGTCGAGGCGCGTCCCCTCGGGCGCGGATTTCCACGCCGCGGCTACGCCCGCAAGCACGCCGTCGAAGGAGAGCTGTACGCCGCCGCCCGAGACTGCGCGAAGTCGCCGCGTGACGGAGGTCAGAGGCGCGCGGCTTTCTTCGCCGAGCGCCGCGGAGTATATTTTTGAAGGAGACGATGCGAACGAATCCTTAGCGTATAAATTCTGCGCGAGAAGCGCGAGCGACAGGACGAGGCAGAAAAGCCCGACGGCGGTCGCAGCGCGCAGTCCGGAAAAAGCCGAGGCGAAGAAGCTCTCGCGGCGTTCCGCCGCGGTCGCGCCGCTGTTTGAGAAGTCGAGAGCGGCTATCGAGGGGGCCGCCGCGAATGTCGCGTTTCCTGCGCGCTGAAGCTCAGCGCTGGAAATCGCATCCGCGTCGAATATCCTGACCTTCTCCGCCTCTATCGCGCCGCCCGACGACTGCGCGTAGGAACGCATCCAGCGAGCGGCCTCCTCTGGGGAGCATTCATCGTCCGAGAAGCAGCGGTAGAGCTTCGGCTCGTAGTCCTCGGCCCACAGCGCGCAGGAACAGCCGTCCTCGCGCCAGACGGCGAGGCCGCTTCCGCCCACCTCGGAGAGCATGACGAGCGGCGCGGGCACGAAGGCCGCCCCCTCGCCGAGAATTTTTTCGTAATGTTCTATCTCCTCGCGCGACGCGAACCACGCCGCTCCGCGCGTCGAAGACGAGCTCTGCTCCGTCACCTGCGGCGTCATCGAAAGCGCCGCGCGAGCGCCCGTCAGAGCGCGGAATTTCAGCTCCAGCGCGTTCCGCAGCCCGGCGCGCCGCCCGAACGGGAAAGCGAACGGATACGCCGCCGCCGTCTTAAACGGCACGCAGCAGACGCGCCGTTCTCCGGGCGAAAGAGGAGCCTCCTCCATCATACGGGCCGTATAAAAGGCGGCTTTTCCGTTAAGCCGCGGCCCCTCCGCGGGAATGAGCGAATGCAGCTTTTCGTTAAGCTTCTTAAACAACGGCCTTCCCACACCCCCAGCAGGCTATTCTTCCCATCTGTAAACGCCGGCGCCGCCGCGTTCGACGGTCGCCCTGTAATTCCTGACGTTCCCCGCCTCGTCGGAGACTCTGACGCTGAGCAGGAAACGGTCGCTTTCAAAGCCGATAATATTCGCGAGCTTCGTCGCCAGCGCCGCCGGAAAGCCCGGGACGGCGCGCAGCCCGTCCATGTCGCGGATCGGGTTCACGAGGCGGTAGGCCGCGATGCTGCGCGCGTGCGAGAGCGTCAGCGTATCGTCAAGCACCGCCAGCACCTCGGGCGCGGCGACGTTGACGTTGAGCTTCTCGCCTCCGTCCGCCGTAACGTAGGCGGCGAGGCCGGGCGCGTCCTCCGTGCCCCACAGCACGCCGTCCGTTATCTCCGGCATCGCGCGAAGCTCGCTCAAATCCGAAATCATACGGTTGATGTTGATATCGCGCTCCGCGCCGCCGAGCTTTTGATCCGTGTCCGAATCTATAAAGTCGATGACCTCCCGCGCCAGGCGCGGCTGTCCGAGCTCCTCCCATATATTCTCCCATGCGGCCTCGTACTCCGAACGGAGCGTGACGCCGTCGGGCAAAAGGAGCGCGTTTATCGCTATTTTATCATTTAACGGACGTATTTGTACTTCCACGGTGAATTCTCCGATTTCCAATTTTACGTGTTCGTAAGGGTCGTACAGCTTTTCCGTCGGGCCGTCCCAGCCGTTGGAATCCGCGTCAATCCTTCGGCTCATAACCTTCACGGCTATCTCGGCGGCTCCGCGGAAGCGGTATATCCTCTCGCGCGACGCCTCGGCCATCGACTGAGCGCGCGCGAACCACGCGAAGGCGGTCGCCGCAGTCAGCAGCGTAGCGGCGGCGAGCATCACGGAGACCAGGATGAAGCCGCTACTTCGCCGCACCCGCGAACCTCTCCGTGCACACGTAGGAGCCGTCGTCTTTCAGCACCAGCTCCGCGCGCAGTATCTCCGGCAGACCGCCCTCGTAGCTCTCGCGCTTCCACTCGCCGCCCTTCGGGAAGTAGAAGCGCAGGCCGCGCGCGTCGGGCAGCAGTAGCTCGCCGTCTTTCGCCTCGAGGTCGTCCGGGTCTATCTCCATAGGCTCCGGCACGTCGTCGGACTCCGCGCCGAATATGTCGCCTGAGCTCGCGTGCAGCGACGGCTGCCCGCATATCACCCAGCGGTAGAGGCCGGGCTCGCCGTCGCTGAATGAATCCTCCGGCAGCACGCGGTAGACGACGACGCCCGCGCTGCGTCCCTCGTAGGCCGGCGAGAGGCTCCACACCATCAGCCTGTCGTCCGCGTCGTTGCCGAGGCTCTCTTCGTGTATTACTTTGACGGATTGAAACGAAGGGTTGTGAAGCGCCATGCGGAGGTCGCGGTACATCGCGTCCGCCGCGTCGCGGGCGTTGTGGCGCGCGCCCCAGCGCGACTGCGCCTCCTCGAGCGAACGCACCGTCAGTACGAGCGGGGCGAGGGCCGCCGCCGCGATTATCCCGACGAGGCCGACGACCAAAAGTATCTCGATCAGCGTGAAGCCGCGCGCGCGCTTACTTTTCATCGTCCGCCGCGCCGCCGCCCGAACGCGGGGTCGGGCGAAGATATGTCGAAAGCTCGCCGAGCATGGCGAGGTCCTTCGTCTCGCGCGCATAACGCAGAAGCTCGACGAGCTGCTTCGCCTGCGGCTTCGTCCTGAAGCTTCGGTAAAGCTGCTCTATGCCGGCGCGCTCGTCCTCGGGGCGCCCGGTCGCCTCCGCGACCGCGAGCAGATGGTAGGCGAGCCGCTCTCCGGCATCGTCTCGCTCCATCAGGCTCTTTGCGGCCTCGTCTATGAAGGCGCGCTGAAGCTCCGCGTTCTTCGTCAGAGTCGCGGCGCGCAGGCACTTGTCGGCGACGCAGCCCGAATAGAAAAACGCCAGCCCCGCGGCGGCGACTGCGGCGGCGAACGCGCCGAAGAGCCGGGCGGCGAGGCCGTCGGGCATCGATCCGCGCGGCTCGCCGTCGAAGAGCGTCCTGTTCGCCCACGCGAAAGCGAGCGGCATCCATATCACGATTTCGATACGGTGGAACGGGCGGCTGAAAAGCGCGTCGAACCATATCAGAAAGAGCATCGCGCAGCCCCAGAGAGTGCCCGGCGGCAGCGGCCTCCGAAGCGCCAGCGCGCGCGCAAAGCCCGCGAGCCACCAGGCACCCGCCGCGAAGAGCGCCGCCGCGCCGAACAGTCCGAGCTCGGTGAGAAGCTGCAAATATTCGCTGTGCGCCCAGTATGTGAACTGCCATTTAAGCTCCGGGTGAGTCTTGAAGGCCTCGCGCTGTCCCTCGAGATAATGCCACTTATAGTGGCCGAGCCCGGTCCCGGCGAACGGGTGAAGCTTGAAGACGTTCCAGCTAGTTATCCAGATCTCGCGGCGCGCGCCGAAGTTCGAAGTGTTGAGCAGCATGTCGCTCGTCTTGTTGATGAGAGTGTAGGCGCGGCTCCAGCCGAAGTAAGCGGTGCCGATGTTAGCGGCGAGCATCAGAACGACTACGGCCGAGGCCGCGCCGACGCGCCGCAGCAGGACCAGGCACTCCCCGCGGCACCGGCAGACCGCGAGCGACAGGACGAGAGTCCCGGTGATGAGCGCGAGCATCCCCGCGCGCGTCGTCGAATTCCACAGCCCCCACGAGTTGAAGGCAAGCAGCGCAAGGTTGCCCCACGTCAGAAATTTGCGCCGCGCCCCCTCGTAGAGCGGCGAAGAGTAGACCATGTGGAGATATACCCCGTTCATCGCAGCCATCGCCATCCATAGGCCGAACATCTCCTGCTGTCCCGTGTTGCCTATGTAGTTGCCCGGCACGTTCATTATGAGCGGGCAGATGCCGTTCATATCCCGTATCAGAAGCTCGGCGAAGACGACGTTCACCGCCGCGTTGAGGTTCGCGAGCCACATGACGCGGCGCAGAGCCGTCTCGGAATCGAAGAGGTTGTAGCAAAAAACGTAGGCCGCGAACAGGACGGCGAAGAAGAACCATTCCTTGAAGTAGGTTGACCAGGCGAAGATGTCCGCCCAAAGCGGCTGTAATGATATAAAGGCGAGGAAGGCGAACCAGACGGCCCCGAAGAGGTCGAGGCGGAAGCCGGCGCGCTGCGGGCCGGAGAGCGCGAGCGTGACGCCGCCTATCAGCGAGATCGCGGCGACCGGCAGCATCGTGCAGGCCCATTTCATTATGTGCAGCGTGTCGAACCAGCCCGTGCCGGAGTATACGAGATTCGGAAGCGAGAGCGATACGAATATCAGCGGATAGAATATCCACAGCGGCACAAGCTCGCGCCGCCCTCCGCCGCCCGGAAGGAGCGACGGTGGGCGCACGGCTTTATCACGTTCGGATCTGTCCGCCGAAAATTTCATCTTTCGCCAGCGCAGCGGAGGACGGCTACATCGAAGCGCCGTAGACGTTCTCGAAGCGCGCGAATTCGCGGAAGAATACGAGGTCCACCTTGCCGGTCGGGCCGTTTCTGTTCTTCGCAACGATGACCTCGGCGGTAGCGTCCTGCGAGTCGTTCTCCTGCGCGTAGTAGGCCTCGCGGTAGAGGAAAAGGACCATGTCCGCGTCCTGCTCTATCGAGCCGCTTTCGCGAAGGTCGGAGAGCATCGGGCGCTTGTTGTTCTTGTCGCGCTTTTCAACGTCGCGCGAGAGCTGCGACAGAGCGATGACCGGCACGCGGAACTCGCGCGCAATGCTCTTGAGCGTGCGCGATATTTCCGAGACCTCCTGCGTGCGGTTCTCCATGTGCCGCGCGCCCTGCATAAGCTGGAGATAGTCGATTATGATGAGGCCGCGTCCTTCGCCGTGCTTCGCGAAGAAGCGGCGGCAGCGCCCGCGCAGTTCGAGAGTGTTCAGCGGAGAGCTGTCGTCGATGAAGATGGGGCTTTTCTCTATCTTCGCCGCGGCGCGCTTGAGGCTCTCCCACTGCTCGCTTTGCTGGCGGCGGCTCTCGAACAACTCGATGAGGTTCACCTTCGCCTCGGACGACAGCATTCTCTGAGCTATCTGCTCAGCCGACATTTCGAGGCTGAAGACGAGCACCGGGACGTTCTCCTCGCTCGCCGCGTACTGTCCTATGTTCAGGGCGAAGGCCGTCTTACCCATAGCGGGGCGCGCCGCTATGATGTAAAGCGCGCCCGGCTGAAGCCCCGCCGACATCCTGTCGAAGTCGGGAAAGCCTGTCGGCACTCCCGTTATCGCGAGGCCGCCCGCAAGGCGCTTCTCTATGTCGGACATCGCGGCTTTCAGCACGTCGTGCGTGGAGCGTATGTTCGTGGTGCGCCCGGTGCGCGAAATCTCGAAGACCTTCTGCTCCGCCGTCTCGAGGGCCTCGTCCACTTCGATCTCCTCGCTGAAGCCTATCTTCGATATGTCGCTGCCGACCGTTATCAGCGCGCGGTGGACGGCCTTGTCGCGGACGATGCCGGCGTGGTATTCGATGTTCGCCGTCGTCGTGACGGCCTCGGTGAGCGATGTGATGAACGAGAGTCCGCCCAGCGTCTTGACGAGGTCCTGCTTGGCGGCCTCGTCGCGGAAGGTCAGCGCGTCCACCGCGACGCTGCGTTCGGAGAGGGACTTGATTATCTCGAAGGCCTTCCTGTGGCGCGGGTCGTAGAAATCCTCGGCGGCGAGCATCTCGACCGCCGTATTGAGAGCCTCCGGGTCGAGCAGGCACGAGCCGAGCACCGCGCGTTCAGCCTCAAGGTTGAACGGCGGTATTCTCTCGGGCCCGGCTTGATTATCCAAAGCCTATTCAGTCTCCACTTTCAGCGTCATTTCGGCCTCTACACCAGGATAGAGCTTTATCCTGAAGGCGTAGCTTCCGGTCTGCTTGACAGAGTCGTCGAGCTTTATATCCTTTTTATCGACGGAGCTGCCGAACTGCGCCGCGAGCGCCTCGGCCACCTGAGCCGATGTGACGCTCCCGAAGAGCTTGCCGCCCTCCCCGGCGCTGGCCTTGACGGTCACGACCTTGCCGCCGAGCGTCTTCTTAAGCTCGAGGGCCGCCTTCTGGCGCTTGTCGTCTTTGGCTTTCTGCGTCTTCTGATTCTCCTGATACTCGCGTATCTTTCCGGGAGTGGCCTCGTCGGCGAGGCCGCGCCCCACGAGGAAGTTGCGTCCGTAGCCGTCTGAGACCTCTATAAGCTCTCCCTTTTTGCCGACTTTCGCGACATCCTGCTTAAGAATTACTTTCATATCTATTTCCCCCTTAGCTTGATACGCTTGCGCAAATCATACCATATGTCAAAAACTCCGGCCATCGACAGAACATACGAGACCGGCGCGAAAAAAATCCCGACGGCGACGGCGGCGCACCTGACCGCGCGGTTGACCCTGTAGGCCGACATGAAATACCACGCGAGCGAAAGGCCCTCTATAAGAAACACGCCGCGCAGCACCTCCATCATGTTGAGCGCGAGCATCTTATAAAGCGCGTCTTCGGGCATGGCCTTCGAGGCCATATCAAGGACGAGCGCCGCGAGCAGAGCCCAGAAGATATTCTTTGGGAAGCGCCAGCTCGCGAACGGCGGCAGCTTCGGCACGTTCAGCGACGCGTCTCGCCGCGCGTACAGCCGAGCGGCGAGATAGCCCGCTGCCGTGTCGCAGGCCGAGAACAATATCAGCATAGACGGCATGAGCATGCCGACCGTCTTCACCATATCGGCTGCATAGCTTCTTACGCTCTCCTGCGAGACCGAGACGCCGCCCTGCGACAGCGTGCCGGAGAGTGACGAGATGAACGCTTCGGCCGCCTCAGGCGTTATCATGAACGGATTGACGCCGGCCGCGTAGCGGAAGACTCCGATTAGAAAGAGCTTGACCGTCACGGACGCCGCGAGCGCGGCGAGAAAATAATCCGCGCCGTTTTTTGCGCGCAGCATCACGACGCCGGCGGCCATGCCGAGTATGGCGAACTCACAGACGTACAGCAGAGCCGAGACCTCGCCCATCGCCGCGAAGACGACGGCGGTCCCGGCCAGGGCGCCGGAAAGCGCGTGCCTTATCCCGGCGCGGCAGGTAAAGAGAAGAAAAGGAACAGGCGCGGCGAGAACGGTGAACGGAGAGAGGAACGCTATCTGCACTCCCGCCGCAAACATCGCGACGCTCGCCGCTATCCACGAAAAATATTCCAATATCAGTTTGCCTTTCACGTCAGACCCCCGCATGTCGCATATCAATAAAAAAGGAGAGCCGCAGGCTCTCCCGATATTATAACAGTTGAATTCGGTTTTTTAGTCCGAGGTAAAGGGCAGAAGCGCGATCAGCCTCGCGCGCTTGATGGCGCGGGTAAGCTGGCGCTGGTGCTTCGCGCAGGTGCCGGTCACGCGGCGCGGGAT from Cloacibacillus sp. An23 includes these protein-coding regions:
- the gspC gene encoding type II secretion system protein GspC, translated to MEDREMSRRFAGRFAELPRRVRALVSRAGVSEAAKAAAPQGGAVLSPRVLTLAALAAGLFAGYIACAFIESALMSAALGADTAAARAVGRRAPSFANAGRTGGAESFAEANPFKADVRAVKEDEAGGAVKATPEALKSFALRGTLPGIGAWIETGGQTRLVLTGQKIEGFTLSDVKYSEATLSDGTSGHPIYLLLSGCGSPDDSRLNSRRRTRRGNPPQRRTETRAPEKQELDFSGLEPASEGQEGAVPRELVDALLMNPYDELAKVRMIPTPDASGMKLESLAPDSVLARVGVAQGDVISAINGVNITNVADASNALNSLIAGSRFDVTVLRGGKPVELRYQVK
- a CDS encoding prepilin-type N-terminal cleavage/methylation domain-containing protein, which translates into the protein MKRGGFTLLEVLVAVVILATVGTAALKLVILSQNTLAAVSEREKLLDGAREIEIGVLTGVLDERGTSGDLRWETEEKETELFGEDFGRLDLEGLDFDGTGRSGDVSETVLVKWRELVVRDAKDNRMTVYLESEEDARKDRLEAQSASSGESSENGEND
- the gspN gene encoding type II secretion system protein GspN, with product MKKNLRLAAVAIAGLIVGIFIFFPWRTLGSSLFALAAREAASRGVYLTASSSDVSGLFSKTFSYSGVGADLPAARLSVRELYVAPDILSSLFSEEKSARLTFGRGSLVPVTRQAVEWNRGEADVRVTPRAVMLENISFTGPSSISGSAEISLGSMRIARARLLVSVPPELDRMLEMLRTANMLPLKKIKEGEWRIER
- the gspM gene encoding type II secretion system protein GspM — translated: MNLNLDEIRGAPEFARLRRSALIAAAVWLAFAVAFVSALSAKGENASRLREAEQVLRAASELRSYPERSVVSAEEPLTAVSAILDKTGLQPKVAQLSSSPAGLALQVNRLYPDEFQSLAAEIRGNGLTVKTAEVRALEARRDGRLLNVTLTIEGEAQ
- the gspD gene encoding type II secretion system secretin GspD, translating into MRVRKRLLYILFAAAALSLAACPAARAAEPDQEELNLMKAANEMRASGRVQLNFKDVEIVKFLRFMSELLGENILVDPGISGTVSVVSPKAVTLNEAREVMLSVLEMNNLTLEQMDGYSKVTPSSGGAVTTGYVVKSDRSVGPSDAVIVQVVPLNYVKAGYVVAPLKTAMKDVQVSPVGNGSSVMLVGKASALNRAVGIIRALDAPDSIRVIKVVPLSYANAKLLEAQMNAMGKDASSKLAGLMAVADERTGRIVVIGTSQNIREAERVIKELDLPSRTENFHVYKLHNADAKSVAEQLSQILATAAKLSPDKEGAMPSTVVPDLPTNSLIFTASQEQYNSLKSILEQLDTQPKQVMLRGLIAEVSLNKLNSAGIDWAAWGGDIMGDAVVAGNVQLGNTAVPGDVMSLYQSLITQEENVPLYDNQGNYMGNNTLTNTQGAGLMYAYIRLLNRFDAINVLSMPRLLCTDNLESSLQVGQVIPQLTGSLTNQTNTDSVTNSYEYKDVGLILNVTPHIRSGNLVALEIEQRIEELQTTTNNATPITSKREVKTTVLVANGQTVIIGGLIREAEKELKNRVPFFSYIPLVGNLFKSTEKQREKVDLMIFLTPYIIETPEHASKVTDNIIRNGQELSEAERILIQRNNSDYQKATRKEGVTREMLDPKGLIYAPQSGDVTEQTEAPKK
- a CDS encoding GspE/PulE family protein, with amino-acid sequence MPARSIKDFDITPEKIIALIPEGVSLDALRDRCIVPLALEGGVMTVAVSDYAATPDAQLLAAATGARLAETLCPPAEIQSLIRALYDIKSGVGQETLNAIEEVDDLSELARQEVMSDSVDAPVVRLVNGILMESLRERATDIHIEPYEDRVAVRYRIDGVLTDKYSLSKGHQAPVTSRIKVMANMDIAERFVPQDGRIGISLGDRLVDIRVSSLPTQHGERLVLRLLDKARGLLTLEDLGMKESERERLERLIRRPNGMILFTGPTGSGKSTSLYAILQALARPEVNVITVEDPIEYDLPGVGQVQVNEKAGLTFAGTLRSILRQDPDIIMIGEMRDFDTAHIGIQASLTGHLVFSTLHTNDSVSAVTRLTDMGIEPYLVAGSLLGVVAQRLVRRVCPHCREKFDTTGVVRKNGVKHAWRGRGCEKCGGTGYRGRFGLYEQFDVTPEIQEAIARGAQPHELRELARKGGFSTLLELGLKAVKNGETTPEEMLRVVGEV
- the gspL gene encoding type II secretion system protein GspL — translated: MFKKLNEKLHSLIPAEGPRLNGKAAFYTARMMEEAPLSPGERRVCCVPFKTAAAYPFAFPFGRRAGLRNALELKFRALTGARAALSMTPQVTEQSSSSTRGAAWFASREEIEHYEKILGEGAAFVPAPLVMLSEVGGSGLAVWREDGCSCALWAEDYEPKLYRCFSDDECSPEEAARWMRSYAQSSGGAIEAEKVRIFDADAISSAELQRAGNATFAAAPSIAALDFSNSGATAAERRESFFASAFSGLRAATAVGLFCLVLSLALLAQNLYAKDSFASSPSKIYSAALGEESRAPLTSVTRRLRAVSGGGVQLSFDGVLAGVAAAWKSAPEGTRLDALRYGAERTELEGRAQKTEDIQTLRGELSKNGFSVRLGDVQQIPGGGMRFTFQLSEGGRDR